A genome region from Acipenser ruthenus chromosome 29, fAciRut3.2 maternal haplotype, whole genome shotgun sequence includes the following:
- the LOC117432400 gene encoding osteoclast stimulatory transmembrane protein codes for MDLLHKHICFAREFRPWKQYFLKVKKTLEFTWSAYSKPTPNNTAEFLTLLLLCFSIAVITGGLSFNWMFYTLGLEYCASGVTAGIYSIMAFLLLFFVHPVRCMFTMIIPTLGTKQGSKLIISTSVMLIALKVIPNMVTNINVIMYTLKCSASTSAENVINSTELLNNATKEIGQEVLKINKEMQNVFKASLGDFDLAANVNVSEIRKEFHVVSQQVANDFLLAKMVLEETKLVTSRLLAGLFVLCLLIGSSWYLKGYLTDMKFDNVYITKQLEHLARENGRRIMPTAGLINSRGFKMSRRESFRCLVRLAVITLYLLLIISVIVADRIVFSFIVTSAPWLYDFPVIPMTIRVTYSAELILGFITIKKYSFQKDYHWNFTLTSRHCITEPSEPDRDIAILVGALYLLAYIMVICEIYATRIRRKISASFFKKQEEKRVHFLYQKIIAKEERNKNDLPVYIIKTSDNK; via the exons ATGGACTTGCTtcataaacatatttgttttgctcGTGAATTCAG GCCATGGAAGCAATACTTTCTCAAAGTAAAGAAGACCCTGGAATTTACCTGGTCTGCCTATTCAAAACCAACTCCAAACAACACTGCTGAATTTCTCACGCTACTTCTACTGTGTTTTAGCATTGCTGTCATAACTGGGGGTCTTTCGTTCAACTGGATGTTTTACACTTTAGGGTTAGAGTACTGCGCTTCTGGTGTGACTGCAGGGATTTACAGTATCATGGCCTTTCTTCTCCTGTTTTTTGTACACCCTGTGCGCTGTATGTTTACAATGATAATCCCCACATTGGGCACCAAGCAAGGCAGCAAATTAATAATTTCAACATCAGTGATGCTCATAGCACTTAAGGTTATTCCAAACATGGTCACTAACATTAATGTTATAATGTACACTTTGAAATGCAGTGCGAGTACTTCAGCTGAAAATGTGATCAACTCAACTGAGTTGTTGAACAATGCCACAAAGGAAATAGGCCAGGAAGTTCTCAAAattaataaagaaatgcaaaatgtgtttaaaGCCAGTCTGGGAGATTTTGACTTAGCTGCAAATGTCAATGTTTCTGAAATCAGAAAGGAGTTTCACGTTGTCAGCCAACAGGTCGCTAATGACTTCTTGTTGGCTAAAATGGTGCTTGAAGAAACCAAACTCGTTACCAGTAGACTTCTCGCTGGCCTTTTTGTCCTATGTCTGCTTATAGGTTCATCCTGGTATTTAAAAGGCTACCTTACCGATATGAAGTTTGATAACGTCTACATCACTAAGCAACTGGAGCACTTAGCCAGAGAGAATGGAAGACGTATCATGCCTACCGCAGGATTAATCAACTCCAGAGGTTTCAAAATGTCCCGTCGTGAAAGTTTTAGATGTCTGGTTCGTCTGGCAGTCATCACTTTATATCTGCTCCTGATTATAAGTGTCATCGTGGCAGACCGGATTGTCTTCAGTTTTATTGTAACCAGTGCCCCCTGGCTTTATGACTTCCCAGTGATACCCATGACCATTAGAGTCACATACTCG GCTGAATTGATATTGGGTTTTATTACCATCAAAAAATATAGTTTCCAAAAGGATTATCACTGGAACTTTACCCTTACCTCCAGACACTGCATAACGGAACCATCCGAACCTGACAGAGACATCGCCATCCTGGTGGGAGCCCTTTACCTTCTCGCCTACATCATGGTCATCTGTGAAATCTACGCAACGCGCATACGCAGAAAGATTTCTGCTTCCTTCTTCAAGAAACAGGAAGAGAAAAGGGTTCATTTTCTATATCAAAAAATAATAGCCAAAGAGGAACGAAACAAGAATGACCTTCCAGTGTATATTATAAAAACGTCAGACAACAAATAA